In Rattus rattus isolate New Zealand chromosome 3, Rrattus_CSIRO_v1, whole genome shotgun sequence, one genomic interval encodes:
- the Mllt11 gene encoding protein AF1q, which yields MRDPVSSQYSSFLFWRMPIPELDLSELEGLGLSDSPTYKSKESNSIGKMGGQATGAERKSPEGDPLLEYSTFNFWRAPIASIHSIDLDLL from the coding sequence ATGCGGGACCCTGTGAGTAGCCAGTACAGCTCCTTTCTTTTCTGGAGGATGCCCATCCCAGAACTGGATCTGTCGGAGCTGGAAGGCCTGGGCCTGTCAGATTCACCTACCTACAAGAGCAAGGAGAGCAACAGCATTGGCAAAATGGGCGGGCAGGCAACTGGAGCTGAGCGGAAGAGCCCTGAAGGCGACCCCCTCCTTGAGTACAGCACCTTCAACTTCTGGAGAGCCCCTATTGCCAGCATCCACTCGATCGACCTGGACTTGCTCTAA